The DNA sequence TGAAGAAACACATCTTGtctactttatttttcatttttaaatacttttattcttgaaatttctaattgtatattgaaatttataaaattttattactttttatttatttattgaatacttcttttaaatgtttgaaattgtaaattttttattaattggattggattttggattatattttataaaattgatatgtatGTTAAGTCAGATTTCACTTCACTCAAGCACACACCTTGTGTTGTGCCTTGCGcttaagttataaaatatttttgtgccTTGCgtcttttaaaactatgtataaaaggtaataaattgtaatttttatataaaacttgGAATTTAATTGACACTTTAACATtgatttttgttcaaatttaagataaatccaagttttggagtcgggattaaaattaagatttgtTCAAATTTCAGACAAATTTAAGACTATTACAACTTCATATAAAGGGCCAAACCTCACATTACACTAAAACATTTAAGAGTAAGAGAAGTTTTGGTTGATTAATGTATTGAAATAGATTCGCAGCTCAgcaactttttaaatatttttctcatctcTCTCATGAACCTGCCATTTCTCTTGCCATTATCCCTTTGATTATAGTCACAAACTTACCTGGTTGCAACCTGAAAATAGATCATCTTGATGGGACCCAATAATCTTATTGTATAGATTGTGGCCATATGTTAACATAATATTACATGATTGAGAAGAAGAATCAAAACATATGACCATGACCCTAATATCTtggaaaccctaatttttttcaagagtGATTCAAGGGTTGATAgctgaaatttttaaaaacctagGTCATGTTggtcattattttcaaaaatttgttttaaaaaacagtttttggaaacaatttttgaaaattgtcaTAATGTTTTACagatcaaatatatgttgaaacttgaaatacttttagtttttattttatgtttttaaaataaattttatatgtaatattttatttttaattatttttcatatttgtataattattttttttaaatcaatttttttaaaaataaatgaaaacaattaaaaaatgttttctaaacatgtcatgttttctattttttagaacgaTAATTTCTAGTTAccaaacttatttatttatttatttttcaaagaacaaaaactattttgaaaaacagttacCAAGTAGGGGctaatttattaaaagagaTTTAAAGGTAACTATAGAtacaattaataaaattttaaccatACCAAGTATTTAGAAATTTTGAGTGAGaatatgagagaaagaaaatactaaaaataaaaataaaaagaaattaaaagtggagaattttttttataaagttaataaattagtttcacatatttattcaatttatctcatttatttaaacaatttgaaaatcagTAAGTTtgtaattagttttaattatattttattttattttcatatttttcataataaattaaacataaaaaaattttcttgatagttttttttttctttgtatttttcatgaaccaaatataacctaaaaattGATGCTCCTAGTGAATTTTATTACTTTGGTGCATAATTGACATTTTGATCAAAGTTATTATTATGATGCATATGATGTTTGGTCTCTTATGAATAGTTTGAGCTTGtccattttaaattcaatttaagggtgtgtttggtatgcataaatttaaaaaaaaaaaaattaaggtgaaTTAcaataccatatatatataagggagaaatcaaaatcctaataaaagtATTGaatgtgaattttttatttctattcttatatgtaaaaaataatctaaacaaactaatattcttattatttattcttgCATTCCAAATATGCCCcccaaaaaaaccaaatatattttctatttagatGTAAGTTGAGCTTTGTTGTAAAGTCACGTGCCCAAGGGAATAACCCAGGACATGTGAAAAGGGTGAGAttacttctttttaatttttctaattatattttatttatatttatttatattcatatatGTAATTAGAGATCATGTgaattaaccaaaaaaataagcaaagcaagataaataattagaataaattcCCACATGTGATAATAGAGTAGATGGGCTTAGCAATCATCtaactattaaataaataattattaaaaatgcaaaattttaattaaaaacttgttAAATCAAATTGTACTATTGTCCATTTCCTTTTGACCTTTGACCAAACAATGGGGTTCCATTATCAtccaatattttaattcaaattggCAAGTGATCATCATTTTAATTCCATATTTGGTACATCCACTTTGTTTATTGATTTGTTTTAAGAGTCCATTTCAACTTCCAAGATGTGAATCCAACACATGGTTTTCTCTTGGAAGGACCAAAAACCACCATTAGTCAAATTACATTAAAACATGCAACATTTATATATGTGTACTACATGCAGCAAAAGCCCTAAATACTATGGATTCAATTCAAAGAAATATCtactttttcttaataatattaaaatttttatttaaatcataaCCCTATTTTGGAAACAATTGGATTTatgttctaaaaatatattcataattttaatatttttatataaatttaagtttatacTTCCTAACATCCTTCATCAGGTGCACATGTAGTCTAAGAtgtcataaaattataaattatcgtaaattgatttcaaagaactgcaaataaataaagatttgagaaacaaatagagaaaacaaacaTATAAATTATGGAGAAGTAGTTCAAATTTGTGATTTTCCATCAAATCAAGTTTTGACGTTATattgaactattttttaaattttaaatttgtagaATTTGAATTCAATATACATTCAGTAATAATATctatattatatgattttttaaaatccacGAATATAGGAAGAACAACTTAGTGAGAACTAATCATTCAAGAGTTGgtcaaataataaaagaaaaagaaattagttattaaaaaagagaaaagtccTTGACGTGTTGTTTCATTGTGCTAATATGTCAACTTGTGagcttattgttttttattctctttttgaTTTCTCTCCATAAAGAAATGGGCATTTTCACATGGAAATTTGTGGGCTTCCCATCTTCCACGATCTTCTAAGCTCCTCAAATCCAATAAACAAAACTAGTGGAAAAacagataaatatataaattaaagacaTGAAGATGCAGAAACCAAGGCAAAGCTATCTAGGGTTTGCCTTCTAGGTTTTGACTGTTGGGGCAGTTGCACCTGTCTCCAAGTCATTAAGTATCCCCTTGACACTCCATTCTATTTTACACtcgaaaaaaataattaattaattaaattttcaaattaattaccCCTTTGGATGATATAGTATGTAacatgttattttataaaatattttttataaatagagagagagagagagagagagagagagagagagagagagagagagagagatcagtGAAGCAGTAGAATTAAGGAATACAGAAACCAAGAGAGATGGAAGCAAACTTCAAAAAGAAATCTGGAAACTACCCTTCCCCAGTCCTCAGTTCATATATGTACACAAAACCATTGATCGGTTTTGATTCTTGAGGCAGTTGCACCACCAACCGACTGTAAgtaatatttcatattataatCTTCCGTAACAgaggaaaatgaataaaaaaatcagaatcCAAAGCACCCCACAACTTTAAAATCTCTGCTCCCTCACCCCATTTGGGATTCACACACCCACACCCACGGGGCCAGAAAGCaaagaaatagttttttagtTTAGCTTACTTGCTGATCAGAGGCTCTACTTCATGGATTCAAAGAAGTCTAACAAGATCAGTGAGATTGTTAGGCTTCAGCAGATCCTCAAGAAGTGGAAAAAGCTTGCAAATGCACCAAGAAACAGCAACAAAAATGGCAGCCACAGCTCTACTTCCTCCTCCTCCAACAATGGCAGCAAGAGCATCAAGTTCCTCAAGAAGACTCTCTCCTTCACAGACACTAGTTCAATGCTTTCTACCGAGGTCGTCCCAAAAGGGTTTCTGGCCGTGTGCGTGGGGAAGGAGCTGAAGAGGTTCATCATCCCGACAGAGTATCTGGGTCACCAGGCATTTGGGGTTCTGCTGAGGGAAGCCGAAGAAGAATTCGGGTTTCAGCAGGAGGGTGTGCTCAAGATCCCATGTGAAGTGGCTGTGTTTGAGAAGATCTTAGAGGTGGTGGAAGAGAAGAGAGATCATGTGTTTTTCCTCAATGCAGAGAAGGAGATGATTGGTTGTTGCTCATCCTCAGATTGTGAGCTCACACCCTCTCATCATCCTCAAATGTGTAGATGATCAGAAGATGAGAAGATTAGATTTctcatataatattttcatatatatcttttttttgcttgattttgtgAAGGCAGTATGAGGGAGAGAGCAGAGAGTAATACTAAAGTTTGAATAAAGTAGGGTACTTCTTTAGAGTGATCAGTTCAAATCAATGAACCATATATGATACAAAGTATTTGATGTATCTTCCATCACTATGAAATGTAATGAATTAATTCTCATTTACATTAATCTCTATTGCAAACCTTCCAAATGCACCGGAGGATATGATTTTTCCTCGGgatcttaaaaacaattttcaattcttaaaaacagaaaatatggtgtttttagataatattttttaattatttattttaattattttttaagaattattttaaaaaataattatataaatatagaaaatgattaaaactaagatatacatataaaattatttttaaaaatataaaaataagaaaaaaaatattttagaattcgAAATAGACTTATTTCACAAAAcatccaaaaattgtttttacaaaTAGGGTCTTAAAATCTCATATATTTCTCTATATGTCATGAGAGTTGACTCCTTTAAAATGTATAGACATATTTTAATTGAGCGGGTCTTTCTTTAAAATGCATAGACGTGTTTATAAAATGGGCTTAATTTATTAATGTGAATTCATGTTTAAATGATTTTAGGATAAATTCCTAACAATGAGTAAAAATCATCccctaaaatttgtttaattgtgccggattttgaaaaaaaagggtttaattaatttgttaattaataattagtgtttaattcattaattcatGTCCGGATCTGaaaaccttaatatttttttttcttttgttatgtGGTCACATGCCCACTTAGATAGTGCTACATCAGCTTGGAATCATCTTGTCTTCCTGCAAATCTCCATTATTGGCTTTCTCCACCATTGTTTTAGTCACAACTATAAATAAGCAACCATTTATTGATTATGATAAAGTACTAAAATAAGTACTTGAGATTAGTACTTAGCATTTTTTAAGTTGATTGTCCTACCCAATTg is a window from the Vitis riparia cultivar Riparia Gloire de Montpellier isolate 1030 chromosome 9, EGFV_Vit.rip_1.0, whole genome shotgun sequence genome containing:
- the LOC117922676 gene encoding auxin-responsive protein SAUR72-like, with the translated sequence MDSKKSNKISEIVRLQQILKKWKKLANAPRNSNKNGSHSSTSSSSNNGSKSIKFLKKTLSFTDTSSMLSTEVVPKGFLAVCVGKELKRFIIPTEYLGHQAFGVLLREAEEEFGFQQEGVLKIPCEVAVFEKILEVVEEKRDHVFFLNAEKEMIGCCSSSDCELTPSHHPQMCR